In the Pseudodesulfovibrio sp. S3 genome, GCACCGCCTGGTCACGCTCAACGCCGAGAACCCCGAAGAAGTGGATGAGGAATTGATGCAGATTTTCGAAAAATTCTGATGGTTGTTCAGCAAAAGCCTAGCCCTTTGCCTGCTCCAGCACCCCGGTCCGGCCAAGGACCAGGACGCCGAAGACGATGAGCGTCCCGCCGCCGATGGTCCAGAGATTCGGCACCTCCCCCAGAAACAGCATGCCCCAGAAGGCGGCGAACACAATCTCCAGACAGGAAACCCCGCTGATGCGGGCTGCGGACTCGATGGCGTAGCCCTTGGTCATGTAGTACTGACCCGCATTCATGAACAACCCCACCCCGATTAGGGCTACCCACTCGGACAGATTCGGCACGACCCAGCCCTGCGCAAACAACGGTGCGAACAAGGCTATGACAATGGGCGGGTAGAGCATGACCACGGCAGGAGGTTCGGTCTTGGCCAGGGTTCGCACGGTCAGGATCGCCCCCGAGGTGAGGACGACACTGATCAGGGCCACGGTCACGGCCAACGGGTCCAACGCCGAAGCACCCCCGAACAGAAATCCCGGCCTGCACACCAAGGTCACACC is a window encoding:
- a CDS encoding DMT family transporter, which gives rise to MNILTLGMRYMLVGTILFSIGSLLIKVAGTRLPTMEILFVRGAVGVGFCWVILRRAGVGMFGTRKLMLFLRGLLGFSAMFADFYAIVHLPLADALVLLFSFPVVVAVLAWLLMGEKITKGGAFSILASLVGVTLVCRPGFLFGGASALDPLAVTVALISVVLTSGAILTVRTLAKTEPPAVVMLYPPIVIALFAPLFAQGWVVPNLSEWVALIGVGLFMNAGQYYMTKGYAIESAARISGVSCLEIVFAAFWGMLFLGEVPNLWTIGGGTLIVFGVLVLGRTGVLEQAKG